A genomic region of Pyrus communis chromosome 14, drPyrComm1.1, whole genome shotgun sequence contains the following coding sequences:
- the LOC137716404 gene encoding protein FANTASTIC FOUR 1-like, translating into MSSTSSTVCHPGLKSCLEPLVLLKLNPPGLNFLSLSQEKASQIEKIDNLNLNNKKDKKEVEVAGWSFLQSLANPIQPPKSESEAEKVYVHPLAKRSASALSPGSLEMCTESLGNETGSENGGEKLSLLLHKIESPLLSLGSSGEVNPNPKCSATTISTSESSKILSDTNVQATPKRLKRSSITTTNFPPPLTSISGSNGVQVTPHREGGRLVLKAVTVVSPPTAYFQAERGDGRLRLTLLKDFSSPNCDIIEEVEEDDEVQIEAKNEENGGEVEEDELDGKVENVETEEMQGDIESAETEEVEGKNEHFVENEDMEGNNGNAGVGKEKKKRPPRPSRCKEGGRGNNKMVINWPESFWVAI; encoded by the coding sequence ATGTCTTCAACATCAAGCACTGTCTGTCACCCAGGCCTGAAATCATGCCTCGAGCCTCTTGTTCTGCTCAAATTGAATCCACCCGGATTGAATTTCCTCTCCCTATCTCAAGAGAAAGCATCCCAAATCGAGAAAATCGATAACTTGAACTTGAATAACAAGAAGGACAAGAAGGAAGTTGAAGTAGCTGGCTGGAGCTTCCTCCAGTCTCTGGCCAACCCAATTCAACCCCCCAAGAGCGAAAGCGAAGCGGAGAAAGTCTATGTCCATCCGCTCGCTAAGCGCTCTGCTTCAGCGCTCAGTCCAGGAAGCTTGGAAATGTGCACGGAAAGCTTAGGTAACGAGACGGGTAGCGAAAATGGCGGCGAAAAGCTCTCACTTTTGTTACACAAGATTGAAAGTCCTTTACTCTCACTTGGAAGTAGTGGGGAAgttaaccctaaccctaaatgTTCTGCTACTACTATTTCCACAAGTGAGAGCTCAAAAATATTGAGTGACACCAATGTTCAAGCTACACCAAAGAGATTGAAACGTAGTAGCATAACTACTACGAATTTCCCTCCTCCTTTGACATCTATCAGTGGCTCGAATGGTGTTCAAGTGACGCCTCACCGGGAAGGCGGCCGGCTGGTTTTGAAAGCCGTCACAGTTGTCTCCCCTCCCACCGCATATTTCCAAGCGGAGCGCGGTGATGGGAGACTCAGGCTTACATTGCTGAAGGACTTTTCATCCCCTAACTGTGACAttattgaagaagttgaagaagACGACGAGGTTCAAATCGAGgcgaaaaatgaagaaaatggtggtgaagttgaagaagatgaacttgatGGGAAGGTTGAAAATGTTGAAACAGAAGAGATGCAGGGGGATATTGAAAGTGCTGAAACAGAGGAGGTGGAGGGAAAGAATGAACACTTTGTTGAAAACGAGGATATGGAAGGGAATAATGGAAATGCTGGGGTtggaaaggagaagaaaaagaggCCTCCAAGGCCAAGCAGATGTAAAGAAGGTGGGCGTGGGAACAACAAGATGGTGATCAATTGGCCGGAATCCTTTTGGGTTGCCATTTAA